TAAAAAAGGCATTTACGCGGGAAATCCCGCAAGATTAATAAGGGAGATATAAGTGCTAGAAAAAGCTGTCTTAGAAATAGAGAAAAGAAGGGAAGTATTAAGAGGGGAAAATAGCCTTATAGAAGTGGTGGATTTTGGAGCAGGGGCATCTCATGATAAGCGAAGTAAAGAACAGATGGAAGCAGGGGTTTGTGTAAAAATTCCATTGTCTAATTTAGCAAAGATTGGAGTTAAAAAGGAAAAGGCTGAATGTATTTATAAAATTTTTTCTAATTTGTTTCCTAAAACTATTTTAGAACTTGGAACTTGTTGTGGGTTTTCAAGTAGCTATATGAGTTTTTTTGCTCCAGATTCTAAGATTTATACCATTGAAGGAAGCCCAAATATTGCAACTATTGCAAGAGATAATCATCAATTTTTTGGTTTGAAAAATATCTTTGTATTTGAGGGAAGATTTGAAGTAGTATTGCCAAAACTCTTAAATGAAATTTCTCCTATTGATTTTGCTTTCATTGATGGGCATCATGATAAGGAAGCAACTTTGAGATATTTTAGGCAAATTTTACCCTTTATGA
This portion of the Helicobacter canadensis MIT 98-5491 genome encodes:
- a CDS encoding O-methyltransferase is translated as MLEKAVLEIEKRREVLRGENSLIEVVDFGAGASHDKRSKEQMEAGVCVKIPLSNLAKIGVKKEKAECIYKIFSNLFPKTILELGTCCGFSSSYMSFFAPDSKIYTIEGSPNIATIARDNHQFFGLKNIFVFEGRFEVVLPKLLNEISPIDFAFIDGHHDKEATLRYFRQILPFMSKGGVMLFDDIAWSDGMKEAWREIVVSKQYMKFEELGEENWKMGVLWL